DNA sequence from the Coffea arabica cultivar ET-39 chromosome 11c, Coffea Arabica ET-39 HiFi, whole genome shotgun sequence genome:
ttttgcattgaTAGTAAAGAAATTGCACATGAGCCACTGTAAATAAATCATTCTTTTCCATAGGGCCAATAATTACAATAAGAAAGCAAACTATGTACCAAAAGGTAAATACATCAATACATTGAAACTGCATATAAGCAAGCTAAcaaatgaatttcaaatcaaatattaaataatctacaataaatgaaaatttcttaCTAAAAAATTCAGAGACTACAAAATTACAAGGATCTCATGGTAAAAGAAACATTAAGTAAACAACAGTACATCAAAAGACTAAACATACCTAATTAAGTAGAAAAAGGCTAAACATAGAACAAACTTAAGTAGCCTTAAAGCTATTGAGAATAATATAAGCAGCTTCCCTCCTATCACTATTAGCAATCAGCTTAACACAAAATACCTATTAAAGACACCAGATCAGTTTTGGATACtcaaaaaaacccaaaaagaaaaaagaaaaaaacattgCAATCATGGGTTCTGAACCAAGTATAATCCCTGCATACATAAAAATCTTTCCTTCTTGTACAGGATGATGGCACATAAACATTAAGAAACAATATGATTTTCCATTGAATGCCTTCTGCACAGAATGTTCGAGACAAATAAATGGAGGAAAAAGTAAAAATCTGGAACCCATACAACAAATTGAACAAAAGGTGAGatggccaaaaaaaaataatcactGTTAAGAGTATGGCCAAATATACACACTTTTGGCAAGTAACAGAATTTCTTGCACTGCACAAATGTAATTTGAGAGCAAGGACTTTTTGGAATTTGATACACCAGACATGGTAAGCTCAACCAAAAACTCAATATTGTACTGAAGCAAATTACAGCATAAAAACTTTTGGTTCCGCTGCAAAACTCAGACACCCATAAGGCATTTTAGCAATAACTGTTAACCACTCTTGTAAATGCAACTACACCACTCTATGCATACTCTAAATAAAAGTCACAACTACTGCAATGGAAAAGTAATGACAAAGACATCTATTCCAAGCACAATTCAAACAGGATCTCCCAGTACCATGTATAACATGGATGCATAACCATCCGTGTTAAGAAGGCAATAGTAAAGATAAAAGGCAAAACTAAGAAATAATACCTACAGCTACTTTGTGAACACCAATGAATAGAATATAACTTGAAAGCTGAATTTCAGGTGAGCTGCAAAGAtaattggggaaaaaaaaagatcacaACCCAAAAAGTTAAATCTATCTCTTCTTGTGGATTTTTCTTGCGTTTTTCCTCAATCTACTAAACAGAAATCAAAATATGACATAAATGGAAAATAAGACTATTAGCAGCAGCAAAACTAAATAactaaacaagaaattaaaacatataATCTTCAAtggaaaagccaaaaaaaaaaaaaaaaaaagaaggaagcaGAAACTTGAAGGTCCAGTTTAGCgtaaaattagaaaaatggttggaaaataaacTACAGAAAAATTCAAACCTTGAAAAGTTaaatctttttttcttcctcccGTCGACTCTTCTTCCAGTTTTCCCTCaatttattaaaagaaaaatgagttCCCTATCTGTCCAATAGACAGCAGAAATGAGATCGCTAACAGCAACAAAACTAAAGTACTAAGCAAGAGATCAGAAATTAGAAACTTTTCCTACAAAAAAAAAcggaaacaaaaatttgaaggcTAGAGTAAAATTGGAAAAAGactgaaaaataaattaaagaaaatcgCACAACCTGGAAAGTTgattctttttctccttctcgTGGACTTTCAATCCATTATCCGCAATCTATGAGAAGCAAAATGCGATTGTGAGTAACtgcaaattcaagaaaacaaagaaagaaacaaaaactaaacaaaaaaacATCAATGTGCcttatttgtttttaatttttgttgattaacaaagaagaaaagaagaaagaaaacatgtAGATGAATGATAGATCTGGTCATCGTTTGACAGAGAGGGAGAGCGAGAAAGGAAGAGTGTTCGTCTATCAAAGTTGAACAAAAGCAGAAGTTCTTGGAGGAAGAGATTAGCATCCTGGGAGAAGCTAAAGGTATAAGCTTACCTAATTCCTTCCTCGCACAGCATTTCTCAGTTCACTAAAAAAAATGGTCAAGGCCATTTCCGCTCCACCAGCTGGatttgtgaacaatttttggGAGTATTTACAAGGGGCGTTTGTTGCTGTCTTGATGAAGTACTCTGACAACTACCCACAACTTCAACCTTCAACTTTCTGTCCGAGGCAGAGAAAGTGAGATGGTAAGCAGGTAAACATCTGACATACTCCTTGGATGCAAAGCTTTACTTTGGAGACCGAGTACTACTTTTTCCTCTTTGGAGGCACAATGGAATCCAAAGTAAACTCACGTGAGGAGCACGGGCGACTTGGACGAACACTCTCTAGCCAATAACGATTGGCCACGTCACCAGCACAAGCACCTTTTTGAGCCAAGGCATTCGCTCTTTTATATATATGTTAATTACTCTAGAATTTCTGTCAAGGGTGGGACGAAAATTTCACCACTCTACGTCTCCACATTTTTCTCCGTCCGAGTagcggttggaaaccttttccAAACGGTCATTAATCACTTTTCTTAcctctgcattttctttttctttttggtaatCGCTGCCAATTTGGTTTCGAGCGCACCAATTTCAGGGGGATTACCTCTGCATCTTTACTCACCGCTGTTTCAATGCTTCCTTACTTTTGCCTTTCTCGAAACCGCACAAGAATATCATCTTTCACTCCTTCGTAATTTACGAACACTTCTAATTTTCTGTACCGACATTTGATTTATCATAGTGCTAAGGACTCGTACTAAGATAAACAGCTACTTTATTGCCTAATTCATTGTTTGATGCGTTAGTTACATTCTAACAAAAGGGGTTCTCGTGGGATGGTTGATTTTTCAAGGATCAAAGACTATTTATATCTGATCATCAACAATGGACTGGAAAAAGATTGCATTTTTGGATCAGTTTCCTTGTTGGACAACATctccaagaagaagaaaggtaGTTTCTGGCTTCGGTTTAGGATTAGTGGCTTCAATGTTTGTATTAAGTGTTGTATCTTTTAATGTCTCGTCATTTATGGCTCCTTTAATAAACCCTGTTTTGAAAGGGTTCAATATTTTTGCATCCCGTAATTACAATACTACTAGCTGTATCCTTTCTTGGCCTGTCTATTTCTCAAGGACAACTTCTTGTTGTAATGCTAGTTCCTGTAATGGTACCATAATAACTAATAATGTGGAATATTTTATGGTTACCAATGGAACTCATGATAGAAATGTGTCTGAAAGTAGGAAATTTATTTATTCTGGTGGGAAAGGAGAGGTTTTGCAAAATGCCCATGTTGGAAATTTGTCTGAGAAGGTGAAAAATGGAAACTTGAGTGTTGAAGTTGAAGGAGGGAAGGCTCAAGATGAGTCCCTTGTGATAAATGGATCACTGGATGATAAAAACGGAAACTTCACTAATCTGGGTAACTTTTCCAACAATGTGGGAAATCAAAATGTTACTGCTGGAGGGCCGAACGCCAAAGAGCAAACTTCTTATCAGAATGCCGTTTCTGTAGAGCGTCCAAAAAGTGGGGGGGATGAGGTTCCTAAAGGTAGTATTCTTGGTAATCTGACGGTTAATAGAGAAAACGGTGTTACGCGAACTGGCAAAGAAGAGAAGTCTCCAGAGACAAACGACAGAGGAATATCGTCCAGGGAAAGTAACAGCATTAAAGGGATGATGAATTCTAACAGTTTGAATCGGAATTGTAACATCTATGATGGTAGATGGGTGAGAAATGACGCAAAGCCATACTACCCTCCTGGCTCTTGCCCGTACATTGATAGGGATTTTGATTGTTACCTTAACAAGAGGCCGGATGATAACTTTTTGAAGTGGAAATGGCAGCCATACAACTGTGACATCCCAAGGTAAATTTCATGAAACTCCTCTCTACAACATTGTGAAGTCATTTTCGACTGATTCAAAgttaattgttaaaaaaaaaaatttgcagttTGTACTTGGAGGAGAGTTGAAAATTtgatctttttttgtttttggtggggtggggggggggcacatgaaaactttattttttgtttagaAAACTATTTGTTAGATGGACGAATAACAAGTTTGAAGTGAAACCGCCAAGTCATGAATCTACTATAATTGCAAAAATGTGTTAATGGAAGTAGTATAAAGGTAGGGCCTTTCAATggaaaaattacagaaattatGCATAAGTTCACTGCTTGTAGATGCAGGCCACCCATTAGAATGAAGGAAGAAAAACAGTTGCCTATGGCTAAGTATCAGAAATGCTTGTGATGGACGAATAACAGTTTCTGTAGTGGGCTGAGGGCTAAGGATAGTCATTTTGCATGGATTGCATATTTAGATTGCACCATAGATATTATTTCAAAATGTGACATTCCCTGCTTTCTAATTCTTTGTTGTTGCCTGAACTATTGTCCCAGTTTGAATGCCACTGACTTTCTGGAGAGACTGCGAGGGCAGAGATTGGTCTTTGTTGGGGATTCGTTGAACAGAAACATGTGGGAATCTCTTGTTTGCATCCTTCGCCATAGTGTCTCAGACAAGAAAAGTGTTCATGAGATATCTGGAAAaacagaatttaaaaagaaaggtTTCTATGCATTCAGATTTGAGGTAAGCTTTCTAACTTATCAGTGATTAAAAAAGGATTTTTTCTCCCTTTGTATCTGAGTTTTGGTTCCTTCCCTTTTCTCCAGGATTATAATTGCTCAGTGGATTTTGTCAGTTCTCCTTTTCTTGTTAGAGAATCAACATTCAATGGTAAAAATGGTTCCTTTGAGACATTGAGATTGGATTTGATGGACAAATCAACTTCAATGTATTATGATGCTGATGTTCTGGTTTTTAACACGGCTCACTGGTGGACTCATGAGAAGACCTCTAAAGGGTTAGTAAATCTATCCCTCTCCTCCCACACCGGAAATCCCTTTCCATATATTATCTTCTTTAATGCTCGATTCATCTAGACTTTATTGTAAGTTTCTTTCACTCAAGAAACCCAGAGAACTTACATTTCTGAAATCTTGAATAAATAAGCCACCTGACAAGTCATGATGAGgagatttggaaggaatttagAATTTTTGACTTTGGAAATGCATGTTTTGCATCAAAATCTCATAATATGTGCAATTCTTCCCCGCACCTACAAACTTCCCCTGGAACATGAGAGCAAAAGGAAGGGAAGAGAAATTCAAC
Encoded proteins:
- the LOC140016985 gene encoding protein trichome birefringence-like 2 isoform X1; translation: MDWKKIAFLDQFPCWTTSPRRRKVVSGFGLGLVASMFVLSVVSFNVSSFMAPLINPVLKGFNIFASRNYNTTSCILSWPVYFSRTTSCCNASSCNGTIITNNVEYFMVTNGTHDRNVSESRKFIYSGGKGEVLQNAHVGNLSEKVKNGNLSVEVEGGKAQDESLVINGSLDDKNGNFTNLGNFSNNVGNQNVTAGGPNAKEQTSYQNAVSVERPKSGGDEVPKGSILGNLTVNRENGVTRTGKEEKSPETNDRGISSRESNSIKGMMNSNSLNRNCNIYDGRWVRNDAKPYYPPGSCPYIDRDFDCYLNKRPDDNFLKWKWQPYNCDIPSLNATDFLERLRGQRLVFVGDSLNRNMWESLVCILRHSVSDKKSVHEISGKTEFKKKGFYAFRFEDYNCSVDFVSSPFLVRESTFNGKNGSFETLRLDLMDKSTSMYYDADVLVFNTAHWWTHEKTSKGEDYYQEGNHVHGRLKVLEAYKRALRTWARWVDKSIDKTRSQVVFRGYSVMHFSGGQWNSRGQCHKETEPILNETYLAKYPSKMRALEHLLHKMRTPVVYLNISRLTDFRKDGHPSIYRREYKTLKEQIAGELNQDCSHWCLPGVPDTWNELLYASLLKTGRGSWRN
- the LOC140016985 gene encoding protein trichome birefringence-like 2 isoform X2 gives rise to the protein MDWKKIAFLDQFPCWTTSPRRRKVVSGFGLGLVASMFVLSVVSFNVSSFMAPLINPVLKGFNIFASRNYNTTSCILSWPVYFSRTTSCCNASSCNGTIITNNVEYFMVTNGTHDRNVSESRKFIYSGGKGEVLQNAHVGNLSEKVKNGNLSVEVEGGKAQDESLVINGSLDDKNGNFTNLGNFSNNVGNQNVTAGGPNAKEQTSYQNAVSVERPKSGGDEVPKGSILGNLTVNRENGVTRTGKEEKSPETNDRGISSRESNSIKGMMNSNSLNRNCNIYDGRWVRNDAKPYYPPGSCPYIDRDFDCYLNKRPDDNFLKWKWQPYNCDIPSLNATDFLERLRGQRLVFVGDSLNRNMWESLVCILRHSVSDKKSVHEISGKTEFKKKGFYAFRFEDYNCSVDFVSSPFLVRESTFNGKNGSFETLRLDLMDKSTSMYYDADVLVFNTAHWWTHEKTSKGEDYYQEGNHVHGRLKVLEAYKRALRTWARWVDKSIDKTRSQVVFRGYSVMHFRHFGCMQM